Within Puntigrus tetrazona isolate hp1 chromosome 17, ASM1883169v1, whole genome shotgun sequence, the genomic segment AGTTTTTGTACTCTGTGCCGGTTTACAGAGTGACAAACTCTCATTTTTTCCTTACAAAAAAGAATAGTTGCCTTTAATTGCTTTACCGTCTACTGCTTCAGCCATCATTTGATTTTGTGTCAGGatcaataaaatgataaaacatatACAGGACTATACAAGGACTATGCaaccatttatatattattatcatcatctaCACGAGATTTAATCAATTCATAAccaaaatgcattgtattttattacaaaaaaaaattaatgaatattcATTGTGCTCAACAAATGTTCTaagaacatttaattaaattattattattattattattattattattattattttaatgactatttttatgttttaaaaatgtatctgaaCACTCTAAAATTagtagttacatttaaaaatgcaagaacaatgaattataattaaaaaaatccatgaaTGATGTAGGCTACAGAGTTTTTGTGCTAGCATTTAATTTGAGAATATTATTCCAGAACCAGAAATAATTCGAACGAACATTCTAATGTTACTGGAATGTTTGTTCATAACTTTGAGAGAATCTTTCCAGAGCATTCTGAAATGTTCTCCGTTACCTGGGTGATTGTTACTGTTGCCGTTGACACATGGGGTTCTGTCTGTCAGCATTCAGGTTTGACTGACAGCTGGTTGGGCAATGGAGGAGTCTGTAATCCAGCGGCACCTCACGCATTATAAACAGGCCACTGAGACGGCACGTGAGGAGCTGGCCGTCCTGCAGACCAAATACAACAAACTCCAATCACAGGTCCTCATACTCACCGgtcatttgttgtgttttggatGTCCATTCTTCATGTGAAATAACTAATGCGTTTAACAGCTCTTAGAAAGCCAAACCAAAGTTGCATCTCAGGAAGAGACTCTGAAAAACTTAAGGGACGCCGTGGATCGACATAAAGAGAAAGAGGCGAGACAGGAGTCTCTCATCAGCTCGCTCAGAGAACGCAGTCACAACACAGAGCAGGAGATGCTCTCCATCACCTCCTCCAGAAGCTTCCTGGACATGAGGATACAGACACTTACAAAAGAGAACGAGGAAATCAAGGGGAAAATCGTGGAACTTGATATCAAATCAAAGTGAGCATTTACTGCACGCTACTTGTCCTCACCTCTCTAAAGTACTGAGCTCCATTCTGAGAtgcttttttaaacagtatttttaaactTCGCTGAAAAAgtgcaaactatttattttggcattaaaataaacacatttagttCAAAGTTATTCAGCTATTTAAATGTGGCTAAAATAAAGGTATTgcaaaccacaaaaaaattaaaaacaattttatacatttaaatgcatttaaaaaatgtagcaaattcaatttatttagtgtcttttttttcctttttttctttttgtttctatactaattttaagtataatattttactaaCGTGCACAAAAGCAACATCAAAATCCAAAGTCTTGACTGGTTATATACACAACACTGAAAACGTATTATAAACCAGGCAGTCGAAGCTTCatctttaaatgattttattctttagattttgtttttagtaaacAGTCATCACGTATTTGCAGGCAGTGTTTTGCAGAATGCAACAAGGCCAAACAGGAAGCTGCTGAGACCCAGAGAAGATCTGATGATTTTATATCAGCAGTAGCAAGCAAAGTCTCTGTAAATGTGGCAGGAAAGGCAGATCCTATGGATTATATCCTATCTGTGGTGAGTGTTTTGACGTATGCTTTTAACCAATATTCTCACGATGTCTAACGCGTCTCTTTATGATAAGGTGGACGCCTGCTTTAAGGAGAACCACCGAGTGAAGAACAGCGTTTGCGCTTTAGAGGAGAGTGTGAAGCTGTATGAGGTGGAGTGCAAAGCCAGCAGAGAAACAGTCAAGAGACTGGCGACCGATGTAGAACACGAGCAGTCGCTGTCCGCATCAAGAGCCAATGAGCTGAACTCCAGCAGACAGGTATCCTACAGATCAGTAATGCAATTAAATACCATTTTAGAAATCAACAAGCAACATAATATTTCACTTATACTTCtaatttaaaggggtcatcggatgcaaaattcactttacaaGTTGTTccataaatgtgtgttggaaGTGTGTACGCATCCATcctataatgctaaaaaaaatgtaaatcccTATTTTAAAAACCCCTTTCTCAGATGAtgtagttctgcacaggcccctcccacgatATTTGATTGACAAGACCGTCAGACCTTAGACTTGTTGAGTTGTTACGTCATTGTGTCCACTCTGCTTCAGGGGATGTCTCGGATTAAGCGATCAAAGTGTTTAGTTGTTggatgtaataatgaatatagtGAATATATTGACCCCCGACGTCTGAGCCTCTGAAGACGCAGAGGTTTAATGTTATTTGAAGGAACATGCCAATCCCGATCTGCCTAAATGCGTCGAATTCGTGATCCAGCTTCATATACAGAAGATGTGAGTATAAGGGTTTCTGTTAATATGTGCTACCAGTTTTGCTGAAGTTTAAATTCTGCTCGTCACTACACCGCAGAGAAGGGCGGGgccagcagagctcattagcatttaaagcaacatggactagaatggcttgataaaaacagattttgacagggtaaagGTGGTGTTTTTTAAACTACTATTGAGAAACTTAACCAAAGTACTTTTAATTAAGACCCTGAAGAATCATATTaacttgtaaaatgtatatatgatgacccctttaagtttAGAATCAttcatacatgtaaaaataaaataaatttgaaaatcGATAGTTCGGTAATGAATAGTAGTCTGGCTCAGAGGAAGACATTAATCGTGTTTTCTCCCGATGATTAATggataatacaaaatatttagttgGAAGCAAAAATGCTATGAAATGCGGAATATTTTGTGCTCAAAAGCCGTTTTATTTGTAAGGAACTGGATATAATCTCCCTGAAGAAACTAAGTTTGGAGAAGGAGAACCAGGGCCTTAAAACGTCCCTGCATGAGTCTGAACTGGCGCTGGCATCTGCGCAGCAGCGCTGTCTTCATTATGAGAATCTCTCTCAAGATCTGCAAAATAAACTCCAAAGCTGCCAGAATGAAGCTCAGGCATCTCACAGCCACTATGAGGCCTTCATGAAGAATGTGGGAGCTCTGCTGGAGTATGAGTCTCGTCCTCCTCAACTTACTCAAAGCGACCTACTGAAGGCACTTACTGCCCTGTGCAGCAGTGAGAAAAGTGCACAGAAGGTAATGAAGGTATCTCGTATTATTATAACATAGATCGCGTTCCTGTTTTGTCACTCCTGTGCTTTCTGTGTGCTCTAGTCTCTGCTGGAGATGGAGGGAAGGCTGGCGGAGGTGGAAGAGCAGTTGTCCAGACACAAAGAGCATAAGTGCAGCTCGGAACAGAGAGAACAGGTGCTGCTGGACAGAATCAAGAGTCTGGAGGACGAGCTGCTGACGGCCGGAGTCTGGAAAGATGGACTGAATCAGGACAAACAGCATGTGAGGAACTggatttatactgtataaactCTTTTCTAACCCCTGTGTATCATTTAGAATCAGAACATAATTAGAACGTATCACAAATGGCCTAAAATGAGCTGTCAGTGTTCTTATCTCTGTAGTATCTACGGTTTGTGGAGCAGCTCTCAGAGAAGCTGAAGGTGGATCGTGTTGCTGCAGATCTGGGATTTGATATGAGACTCGAGGCCATTCTTACACGAGCTGAGCAGCTGAGCAGACA encodes:
- the ccdc170 gene encoding coiled-coil domain-containing protein 170; the protein is MEESVIQRHLTHYKQATETAREELAVLQTKYNKLQSQLLESQTKVASQEETLKNLRDAVDRHKEKEARQESLISSLRERSHNTEQEMLSITSSRSFLDMRIQTLTKENEEIKGKIVELDIKSKQCFAECNKAKQEAAETQRRSDDFISAVASKVSVNVAGKADPMDYILSVVDACFKENHRVKNSVCALEESVKLYEVECKASRETVKRLATDVEHEQSLSASRANELNSSRQELDIISLKKLSLEKENQGLKTSLHESELALASAQQRCLHYENLSQDLQNKLQSCQNEAQASHSHYEAFMKNVGALLEYESRPPQLTQSDLLKALTALCSSEKSAQKSLLEMEGRLAEVEEQLSRHKEHKCSSEQREQVLLDRIKSLEDELLTAGVWKDGLNQDKQHYLRFVEQLSEKLKVDRVAADLGFDMRLEAILTRAEQLSRQEGTALLENKTQIYSLQRKLKEHKEHSASKELHLELLRKKMVQLEEEKRSRSALAVEKDDAALSCKKLQKRVDRLQAELSTLRFSNTELKAQLSHTNELKIKVMEQNQTIEEQSKNLGKLEKNKVKTEKKLTTIKSELKNQELRARDDIQHAQRLLDTQSSAIADLTHTEKQLLDFYTVLSQMLGVDCTGCVPNYEVLRRLEVLLQSGHCHCPARLHQHHAPQIWEASSINAHSHALPAPSSTTSDSPAAPGDNNNI